A region from the Alnus glutinosa chromosome 5, dhAlnGlut1.1, whole genome shotgun sequence genome encodes:
- the LOC133868743 gene encoding protein PYRICULARIA ORYZAE RESISTANCE 21-like isoform X1 produces MAEKVVTTTMELKVDLQCCRCYKKVKKVLCKFPQVQDQMYDEKQNKVTIKVVSSCPEKIMQKIRCKGGKCIICIQIIPPPPPPPPPPPPPPPPPPPPPPPPPPPPPPPPPPPPCKVPVFIPVCLPPYPIDVCSRPCPGQPLPCSCGCGGSWGCNVSQDRPLPCSCGCGGSRGCNVSRPGQPLPCSCGCGGSRGCYVSRCDYFCEENRSECRVM; encoded by the exons ATGGCGGAGAAG GTCGTCACAACAACAATGGAGCTGAAGGTTGATCTTCAGTGCTGTCGCTGCtacaagaaggtgaagaaagtTCTATGTAAATTCCCAc AAGTACAAGACCAGATGTACGACGAGAAGCAAAACAAGGTGACAATCAAAGTGGTGAGCTCCTGTCCCGAAAAGATTATGCAAAAGATACGCTGCAAGGGTGGTAAATGCATTATCTGCATTCAGATCATACCGCCTCCCCCGCCGCCTCCTCCGCCGCCTCCTCCGCCACCTCCTCCACCGCCTCCCCCGCCACCTCCTCCTCCGCCTCCTCCACCGCCGCCGCCTCCACCGCCTCCTTGCAAGGTCCCTGTGTTTATACCGGTTTGCTTACCACCTTACCCGATTGATGTGTGTTCCAGGCCATGTCCTGGCCAGCCGCTCCCCTGTTCTTGTGGTTGTGGTGGGTCTTGGGGTTGCAACGTGAGCCAGGACAGGCCGCTCCCCTGTTCTTGTGGTTGTGGTGGGTCTAGGGGTTGCAACGTGAGCCGCCCTGGCCAGCCGCTCCCCTGTTCTTGTGGTTGTGGTGGGTCTAGGGGCTGCTACGTGAGCCGCTGTGATTACTTTTGTGAAGAAAATCGATCAGAATGCAGAGTCATGTAA
- the LOC133868743 gene encoding protein PYRICULARIA ORYZAE RESISTANCE 21-like isoform X4 translates to MELKVDLQCCRCYKKVKKVLCKFPQVQDQMYDEKQNKVTIKVVSSCPEKIMQKIRCKGGKCIICIQIIPPPPPPPPPPPPPPPPPPPPPPPPPPPPPPPPPPPPCKVPVFIPVCLPPYPIDVCSRPCPGQPLPCSCGCGGSWGCNVSQDRPLPCSCGCGGSRGCNVSRPGQPLPCSCGCGGSRGCYVSRCDYFCEENRSECRVM, encoded by the exons ATGGAGCTGAAGGTTGATCTTCAGTGCTGTCGCTGCtacaagaaggtgaagaaagtTCTATGTAAATTCCCAc AAGTACAAGACCAGATGTACGACGAGAAGCAAAACAAGGTGACAATCAAAGTGGTGAGCTCCTGTCCCGAAAAGATTATGCAAAAGATACGCTGCAAGGGTGGTAAATGCATTATCTGCATTCAGATCATACCGCCTCCCCCGCCGCCTCCTCCGCCGCCTCCTCCGCCACCTCCTCCACCGCCTCCCCCGCCACCTCCTCCTCCGCCTCCTCCACCGCCGCCGCCTCCACCGCCTCCTTGCAAGGTCCCTGTGTTTATACCGGTTTGCTTACCACCTTACCCGATTGATGTGTGTTCCAGGCCATGTCCTGGCCAGCCGCTCCCCTGTTCTTGTGGTTGTGGTGGGTCTTGGGGTTGCAACGTGAGCCAGGACAGGCCGCTCCCCTGTTCTTGTGGTTGTGGTGGGTCTAGGGGTTGCAACGTGAGCCGCCCTGGCCAGCCGCTCCCCTGTTCTTGTGGTTGTGGTGGGTCTAGGGGCTGCTACGTGAGCCGCTGTGATTACTTTTGTGAAGAAAATCGATCAGAATGCAGAGTCATGTAA
- the LOC133868780 gene encoding leucine-rich repeat extensin-like protein 6, whose translation MAEKVVTTTMELKVDLQCCRCYKKVKKVLCKFPQIRDQMYDEKQNKVTIKVVSSCPERIMQKIRCKGGKCIMCIEIKKPPKPPEKPPPPPPPPPPPPPPPPPPPPPVPPPPPPPPCKVPVIIPVCLPNYPFGVCCRPSCEGGCGVPCFHSEGKPKPKPEPKPEPKPEPEKPPPCPPSPPPPCKFPVTIPACLPNYQFGVCCKPSCEGGSGVPCFHSQGQPLPCSCGCGGSRGCYVSRCDYFCEENPSECTVM comes from the exons ATGGCGGAGAAG GTCGTCACAACAACAATGGAGCTGAAGGTTGATCTTCAGTGCTGTCGCTGCtacaagaaggtgaagaaagtTCTATGTAAATTCCCAc AAATACGAGACCAGATGTACGACGAGAAGCAAAACAAGGTGACAATCAAAGTGGTGAGCTCCTGTCCCGAAAGGATTATGCAAAAGATACGCTGCAAGGGTGGTAAATGCATTATGTGCATTGAGATCAAAAAGCCCCCGAAGCCGCCCGAGAAGCCTCCACCTCCTCCACCGCCTCCTCCGCCCCCTCCTCCGCCtcctccacctcctcctccgccCGTTCCTCCGCCTCCTCCACCGCCGCCTTGCAAGGTCCCTGTGATTATACCGGTTTGCTTACCAAATTACCCGTTTGGTGTGTGTTGCAGGCCAAGTTGTGAGGGTGGTTGTGGGGTCCCGTGCTTTCATAGTGAAGGCAAGCCGAAGCCGAAGCCGGAGCCAAAGCCGGAGCCGAAGCCGGAGCCGGAGAAGCCTCCACCTTGTCCACCATCTCCACCGCCTCCTTGCAAGTTCCCTGTGACTATACCGGCTTGCTTACCAAATTACCAGTTTGGTGTGTGTTGCAAGCCAAGTTGTGAGGGTGGTAGTGGGGTCCCGTGCTTTCATAGTCAAGGCCAGCCGCTCCCCTGTTCTTGTGGTTGCGGTGGGTCTAGGGGTTGCTACGTGAGCCGCTGTGATTACTTTTGTGAAGAAAACCCATCAGAATGCACAGTCATGTAA